DNA sequence from the Caminibacter pacificus genome:
GCCCTTTATTCGGGGCTATATCGTAATAGAGTTTTTGTAGGTTTTTAAATCTATTCGGGAACATATGAGCTAAAAATTTAGCGCTTATCTCTTTTCTCATCAAAATTGTAGGCGGCATAAGCCCCGTTTTTATAAGCTCGAAAATCGAATCGCTGTGATAGCTGATATGGTGATGACTACCGTGAGGACATGAATTGACGCTTACGATAGTTTTGCATTTGTCGCAATAAACGTATTCGTTTATAGTTTCGATTTCTATTCCGATATCCATTGAATCGAAAATGCTTTTTAAATGGTCCGCTTCGTAATATATGCCTAAACCTTTGTGTGTTTGCCCCATAATAAATTTGGTACAACCGAAATTTTTTGCCATCATGGCATCAAGTATCGCTTCGTTAACTCCTGAGAAGATATATGTGTTTAGTAGAGGAATTATAATGATTTTGTCTTTTGGAAAATAGTTTTCAACAACGAATTTTAAAGATTCGAATCTTAATTTATAAGGCACTTCGTCTTCTTGAATGTTTTTTATCAAAAAAATAATTAATAAGTCGTTTTTTTCGATAGCTTGTCTCATAATTTTTTCGTGTACTCTGTGAATCGGCTTTGCGTGCATTGTCATACCGACAACTTTTTCTTTGTTTTTTATAAGCTCTCTTGCGTAGTCTATCTTTTTTTTGATTCCGTAATCTTCAACCCAAAAATCACCTGCAATAGCGTATTTTCCGAGCCTTTTT
Encoded proteins:
- a CDS encoding sulfate adenylyltransferase produces the protein MESSNKNKIFIDKEAYYTLAMVQAGLLNPIDKLMNSKEAKIADTEKKYKGKSVPFSFILAPAGKRNEEVLKQNPQKIELYYNNKKIGEVNVEEIYEIDPLKRVETIYGTKDTKNYPQVARTLKRLGKYAIAGDFWVEDYGIKKKIDYARELIKNKEKVVGMTMHAKPIHRVHEKIMRQAIEKNDLLIIFLIKNIQEDEVPYKLRFESLKFVVENYFPKDKIIIIPLLNTYIFSGVNEAILDAMMAKNFGCTKFIMGQTHKGLGIYYEADHLKSIFDSMDIGIEIETINEYVYCDKCKTIVSVNSCPHGSHHHISYHSDSIFELIKTGLMPPTILMRKEISAKFLAHMFPNRFKNLQKLYYDIAPNKGLIEENKEEDFYIALMKLYQTSSLT